From Streptomyces sp. SAI-135:
CGTCGGAACTCCCCGCCTCGGTCCACGGCCCGGCCGCGCCGAGTTTGCTTCCGGCTTTGCGTGAGGCGGCGTCAGGAGCCAGTGCCAGCACCTGATCCGCCGTCCAGCGCACCCCCTGCTGAGTCATGCCATCGAAGGTAGATCCCCCCACTGACAATCGGCCTCGGGCCGACCGCTGCTCGGGCCCTCGCGAGCACGTTTCCGCAGGTCGGATCGCATTGTCAGTGGCGTGGTGCACGGTTGGTGACAGATCCGAACCGGCGGAGCTGGAGGGGGCCTCAGCCATGTCTGTGTCCGTTGAACCGACGACCGTGGGACCGAAGCAGGGGGAGCAGGGGGAGGCGTTGCGGCCGCATGCCGAGGACGCCTTCGCCGGTGAACTCGCCGCGCTGGCCGCGCAGGACGACCGCCCGCGCCCGGCCCGCTGGAAGCTGTCACCGTGGGCGGTGGCCACCTACCTCCTCGGCGGCACCCTGCCGGACGGCACGGTGATCACTCCGAAGTATGTGGGCCCGCGGCGCCTCGTCGAGGTCGCCGTCACCACGCTCGCCACCGACCGCGCCCTCCTGCTGCTGGGCGTGCCCGGCACCGCCAAGACCTGGGTCTCCGAGCACCTCGCCGCGGCGGTCAGCGGTGACTCGACGCTGCTCGTGCAGGGCACGGCGGGCACGCCCGAGGAGGCGATCCGGTACGGCTGGAACTACGCACAGCTCCTCGCCAACGGTCCGAGCCGTGACGCCCTCGTGCCGAGTCCGGTGATGCGGGCCATGGCGGAGGGGATGACGGCGCGGGTGGAGGAGCTGACCCGGATCCCGGCCGACGTGCAGGACACGCTCATCACGATCCTGTCCGAGAAGACGCTGCCGATACCGGAGCTGGGCTCGGAGGTGCAGGCAGTCCGCGGCTTCAACCTCATCGCCACGGCCAACGACCGCGACCGCGGGGTCAACGACCTTTCCAGCGCCCTGCGCCGCCGCTTCAACACGGTCGTGCTGCCGCTGCCGGAGAGCGTGGAGGCCGAGGTCGACATCGTCTCGCGCCGCGTCGACCAGATCGGCCGCTCGCTGGACCTGCCGGAAGCACCCGACGGCATCGCCGAGATCCGCCGTGTCGTGACCGTCTTCCGCGAGCTGCGCGACGGGGTGACGTCCGACGGCCGCACCAAGCTCAAGTCACCCAGCGGCACGCTGTCGACGGCCGAGGCGATCTCCGTCGTCACCAACGGGCTCGCCCTGGCAGCCCACTTCGGTGACGGCGTCCTGCGCGCCGGGGACGTGGCCGCGGGCATCCTCGGCGCGGTCGTCCGCGATCCGGCCGCCGACCGGGTCATCTGGCAGGAGTACCTGGAGGCGGTCGTCCGCGAGCGGGACGGCTGGAAGGACTTCTACCGGGCGTGCCGGGAGGTGAGCGCGTGAGCGATGGCTAGGGGGGCGGGCGTGCGTGAGTGACGGCCTGCGGTTCGCGCGGATGGGCGGGGGCGAGGTGGCGGCCGGTTCGGGCGGGCTGACAGGGGTGAGATGGCGGTCGGGTTCGGGCGGGCTGCCGGGGGCCGGGGGCGGGGCCCGGGGGAGGCCGGTAGGGGCGCGAGGTCGGTCGGGCCCGGGGTGGAGACCGGGCGGGCCGACGGGTGCGGGCGGTGGGCCGGGGGAGCACGGGGCGCCGGACCGGACCGGGGCGCCCGTGGGCTGGGCGAGGGCGGTCGAAGCGTGCGGCGACGGCGGAGACGAGGAGGACGGTCGTGACTGGTGTCGAGTGGAGCGGCGGCAACGGGACCGGACGGGGCGGCGAGGACGACTCCAAGTGGCCCCGGAGGGGAAGCGGACGGCGTGACGAGCGTGGATGAGGTGGAGGGCGGAGTGGCCGGCGCCTCCGGGGAGGCCGGGGGCGAGGGGGCGGCTGGAGTGAGGGGGCCCGAAGGCGGGGGCGAGGGGGCGGCTGAAGTGAAGGGGCCCGAGGGCGGGGACGGGGATGTGGTCGGCGTGGGTGTTCATGACGGTGAGGGTGTGGCCCGCGGCGGTGTCCGAGCGGGAGTGAGGGACGCCGGGTCCGGGCCGCTGCTGCTCGGGGTGCGGCATCACGGACCCGGATCGGCGCGGGCCGTGCGGGCCGCGTTGGAGGCGGCCCGGCCCCGGGTCGTGCTGATCGAGGGGCCGCCCGAGGCCGACGTGTTGATCCCGCTGGCCGCGGAGGAGGACATGCGACCGCCGGTGGCGCTGCTCGCCCATGCCGTGGACGAGCCCGGACGTTCGGCGTTCTGGCCGCTCGCCGAGTTCTCCCCGGAGTGGGTGGCGATCCGCTGGGCGCTGGAGCACGAGGTCCCGGCCCGTTTCATCGACCTGCCGACCACGCACACGTTGGCTTGGGGGAGAGACGAGGGGCGCGACGGGCCGACGGAGCAGGGGGACGAGTCCGCCGCCCAGCTACCGGGGCCGCCGGAGCCCAGCGGGTCCGGTGCACCGGCCACGCAGGACACCCGGCCGTCGGGTGTGAGCGACGGCGGGACTCCGGACACACGTGGCACCGGCCAGTCCGGCGAACGCTCCGCTCAGGGGGAAGCGGACGCAGTGCCCGCAGGCGGGGACACCGCTCCGGGCGGGGAGCCCGCCGTTCACGAGGCCGTCCGGGTGGATCCGCTCGGGGTGCTTGCCGAGGCTGCCGGGTACGACGATCCCGAGCGGTGGTGGGAGGACGTCGTCGAGCACCGGGGTGCCGGGCAGGGGGACGTGTTCGAGCCGTTCACCGTGCTGGAAGAGGCGATGGGGGTCCTGCGGGAGACGTACGGCACCGGTGGACACGACCGGGACCTGGTGCGGGAGGCGTACATGCGGCTCCAGGTGCGGGCGGCACAGCGGGAGTTCGGGGACGATGTGGCCGTGGTGTGCGGCGCCTGGCACGTGCCCGCGCTGCGGCGCAAGAGCACGGTCGCCGCCGACAAGGCCCTGTTGAAGGGGCTGCCCAAGGTCAAGGCGGACATGACGTGGGTGCCGTGGACGCATCGCCGGCTGTCGCGGCACAGCGGTTACGGCGCGGGAATCGACTCGCCCGGCTGGTACGGGCACCTGTTCGGCGCACCGGACCGGCCTGTCGAGCGGTGGCTCACCAAGGTGGCGGGGCTGTTGCGCGAGGAGGACCGGATCGTGTCCTCGGCGCACGTCATCGAGGCCGTACGACTGGCCGAGACACTCGCGGCCATGCGCGGCCGCCCCCTGCCCGGCCTGAGCGAGACGACCGACGCGGTGCGGGCGGTGATGTGCGAGGGCTCGGACGTGCCCTTGGCGCTGGTGCACGACCGGCTGGTGGTCGGGGACGTCCTGGGCGAGGTGCCGCAGACGGCGCCCGCGGTGCCGTTGCAGCGGGACCTCGACCGGATCCAGCGGCGGCTTCGGCTCAAACCGGAGGCGCTGGAGCGGGAGTTGGAGCTGGACCTGCGCAAGGAGAACGACGCCGCGCGCAGCAGGCTGCTGCACCGGCTGCGGCTCCTGGGCGTGGCGTGGGGCGAGCCGGCGCTCTCACGGGGGAGCACGGGCACGTTCCGGGAGACGTGGCGGCTGCGGTGGGAGCCGGAGTTGTCGGTGCGGGTCGCCGAGGCGGGGGTGTGGGGGACGACGGTGCTCGCCGCGGCGACGGCCAGGGCGGAGGCGGACGCCGTCTCCGCGGCCGGGCTCTCCGAGGTCACCGCCCTCGCCGAGCGCTGTCTGCTGGCCGAACTCCCCGACGCCCTGCCGACGGTGATGCAGATCCTCGCCGACCGCGCCGCGCTGGACGCGGACGTCGGCCATCTCGCCCAGGCACTGCCGGCCCTGGTCCGTTCCCTGCGCTACGGCGATGTGCGCGGCACCGACACCGGCGCCCTGACGGAGGTCGCCGCCGGCCTCGCCGAACGGGTCTTCGTCGGCCTGCCCCCGGCCTGTGTCGCGCTGGACGCGGAGGCGGCGGAGGAGATGCGGCGCCATGTGGACGCGGTCCACGGGGCGGTGGGGCTGCTGGGCGAGGCAGCGGCACCGGGGGACACGGTGGCGACTGCGGAGCAGGGCGGCGGCGACCCGAGTGCCGTTACGCCGACTGCACCGAGGCCGGCCGGCACGGAGGAGGCGCCGGCACCGGCGCCTCGGGGACTTCGTGGCCGCTGGCAGGCCGTGCTCAAGGTGTTGTCCCTGCGGGACACCGTGCCCGGGGTGATCAGGGGACGGGCTGTGCGACTGCTGCTGGACGACGGGGAGTTGGCGCAGGACGAGGCGGCGCGGCTCATGGGGCTCGTCCTGTCGCCGGGGACGGAGCCGGCGGATGCGGCCGCGTGGATCGAGGGGTTCGTCGGGGGCGGGGCCGGCGGCGGGATGCTGCTCGTGCACGACGAGCGGCTGCTCGGACTCGTCGACGCCTGGCTGACCGGGGTGTCGGCGGAGGCGTTCACCGATGTGCTGCCGTTGCTGCGGCGCACGTTCTCGGCGTACGAGCCGGGAGTGCGCCGGACCCTGGGCGAACTGGTCCGGCGGGGTCCGGGACAGCGGGGGAGCGCGGCGGGGGCCGGTTCCGGGATACCGGGTTTCGGGGACGGCCTCGACAGCGACCGGGCCGACGCCGTGCTGCCGGTGGTGCGGCTGCTGCTCGGCCTGGACGACGACCACGACGACGACTTGGCGGAAGCCGACGACAACGACCTTGCGGGGGTGGCGGGATGACGGCCGAGGTAGCTCGGACACCGGGGAGCGGGGCCGGCAGGACAGTGGCCCCTGCCGGGGACGGGCGTGGGGTCGCACCCGGGAACGGGACCGGGTCGCGGGTGACGCACGGCCCGGTGACGAGCATGACCG
This genomic window contains:
- a CDS encoding AAA family ATPase, with the protein product MSVSVEPTTVGPKQGEQGEALRPHAEDAFAGELAALAAQDDRPRPARWKLSPWAVATYLLGGTLPDGTVITPKYVGPRRLVEVAVTTLATDRALLLLGVPGTAKTWVSEHLAAAVSGDSTLLVQGTAGTPEEAIRYGWNYAQLLANGPSRDALVPSPVMRAMAEGMTARVEELTRIPADVQDTLITILSEKTLPIPELGSEVQAVRGFNLIATANDRDRGVNDLSSALRRRFNTVVLPLPESVEAEVDIVSRRVDQIGRSLDLPEAPDGIAEIRRVVTVFRELRDGVTSDGRTKLKSPSGTLSTAEAISVVTNGLALAAHFGDGVLRAGDVAAGILGAVVRDPAADRVIWQEYLEAVVRERDGWKDFYRACREVSA
- a CDS encoding DUF5682 family protein, which gives rise to MRDAGSGPLLLGVRHHGPGSARAVRAALEAARPRVVLIEGPPEADVLIPLAAEEDMRPPVALLAHAVDEPGRSAFWPLAEFSPEWVAIRWALEHEVPARFIDLPTTHTLAWGRDEGRDGPTEQGDESAAQLPGPPEPSGSGAPATQDTRPSGVSDGGTPDTRGTGQSGERSAQGEADAVPAGGDTAPGGEPAVHEAVRVDPLGVLAEAAGYDDPERWWEDVVEHRGAGQGDVFEPFTVLEEAMGVLRETYGTGGHDRDLVREAYMRLQVRAAQREFGDDVAVVCGAWHVPALRRKSTVAADKALLKGLPKVKADMTWVPWTHRRLSRHSGYGAGIDSPGWYGHLFGAPDRPVERWLTKVAGLLREEDRIVSSAHVIEAVRLAETLAAMRGRPLPGLSETTDAVRAVMCEGSDVPLALVHDRLVVGDVLGEVPQTAPAVPLQRDLDRIQRRLRLKPEALERELELDLRKENDAARSRLLHRLRLLGVAWGEPALSRGSTGTFRETWRLRWEPELSVRVAEAGVWGTTVLAAATARAEADAVSAAGLSEVTALAERCLLAELPDALPTVMQILADRAALDADVGHLAQALPALVRSLRYGDVRGTDTGALTEVAAGLAERVFVGLPPACVALDAEAAEEMRRHVDAVHGAVGLLGEAAAPGDTVATAEQGGGDPSAVTPTAPRPAGTEEAPAPAPRGLRGRWQAVLKVLSLRDTVPGVIRGRAVRLLLDDGELAQDEAARLMGLVLSPGTEPADAAAWIEGFVGGGAGGGMLLVHDERLLGLVDAWLTGVSAEAFTDVLPLLRRTFSAYEPGVRRTLGELVRRGPGQRGSAAGAGSGIPGFGDGLDSDRADAVLPVVRLLLGLDDDHDDDLAEADDNDLAGVAG